One part of the [Synechococcus] sp. NIES-970 genome encodes these proteins:
- a CDS encoding branched-chain amino acid ABC transporter periplasmic amino acid-binding protein, with the protein MLKGKELRSILRCLSAQKRHQKIFMFKYRRFFQGAIAFLTAVLVIACNAPNPSDSQGNLTEEIPLGLAVAQTSNVALFGQEQILGGQIAEAYFNDNGGVNGKPIKIITQDVAADEQGAINAFNTLINQNQVVGIVGPTLSQQAFAANPIAERAQVPVLGPSNTAEGIPQIGEFTGRVSAPVSVVAPNALAYALTLNPDLQRVAVLYAQNDAYSNSETEIFQAAARDLNLEIVTVQRFQTTDTDFQAQATAAINAQPDLVIISGLAADAGNLVKQLRELGYGGLIVGGNGLNTSNIFPVCQAQCDGVLVAQAYSADLDNDINRAFREAYFEKNQKDPPQFSAQAFTAIQVFVEALRSLDAKTPLSTLSLADLRRQLRDEIFAGTYTTPLGDISFTAEGDIIQQQFFVAQIEMDESGQQGRFAFIPTN; encoded by the coding sequence AAATATCGACGGTTTTTCCAGGGGGCGATCGCCTTTCTGACAGCAGTCTTGGTAATTGCCTGTAATGCCCCCAATCCCTCTGACAGTCAGGGTAATCTCACAGAAGAAATTCCCCTCGGTCTAGCGGTGGCCCAAACCAGTAATGTTGCTCTTTTTGGCCAAGAACAGATTCTCGGCGGCCAAATTGCCGAAGCCTATTTCAACGACAATGGCGGAGTCAACGGTAAGCCTATCAAGATCATCACCCAAGATGTTGCGGCCGACGAACAGGGGGCAATTAACGCCTTCAATACCCTCATCAACCAAAACCAAGTGGTGGGCATTGTGGGGCCAACTTTGTCCCAGCAAGCCTTTGCCGCTAATCCTATTGCTGAACGGGCCCAGGTGCCTGTACTCGGCCCGTCTAATACTGCCGAAGGGATCCCCCAAATCGGAGAATTTACGGGCCGCGTCTCTGCCCCGGTTTCTGTCGTTGCCCCTAATGCCCTAGCCTATGCCCTGACTTTGAATCCTGATCTGCAGCGGGTGGCAGTGCTCTATGCCCAAAACGATGCCTACAGCAATTCAGAAACTGAAATTTTCCAAGCGGCGGCCCGAGACCTCAACCTTGAAATTGTCACGGTGCAAAGATTTCAAACCACGGATACTGATTTCCAAGCCCAGGCTACCGCAGCGATCAATGCTCAACCTGATTTGGTGATTATTTCTGGCTTAGCCGCCGATGCTGGTAATTTGGTCAAACAGTTACGGGAATTGGGTTATGGCGGCTTAATTGTCGGCGGTAATGGCCTGAACACCTCGAATATTTTCCCGGTTTGCCAAGCCCAATGTGATGGGGTCTTGGTGGCCCAAGCCTACAGTGCCGACCTGGATAATGACATTAACCGCGCTTTCCGGGAAGCCTATTTTGAAAAAAATCAAAAGGACCCCCCCCAATTTAGCGCCCAGGCATTTACCGCCATTCAAGTCTTTGTGGAAGCCCTCCGGAGTTTGGATGCCAAAACGCCTTTAAGCACTCTTTCCCTCGCAGATCTGCGCCGACAACTGCGGGATGAGATTTTCGCGGGAACCTACACCACACCCCTGGGAGATATTTCTTTTACCGCCGAAGGCGACATCATCCAGCAGCAGTTTTTCGTGGCCCAAATCGAAATGGATGAATCGGGTCAGCAGGGACGCTTTGCGTTTATTCCTACCAATTAG